From Lagopus muta isolate bLagMut1 chromosome 12, bLagMut1 primary, whole genome shotgun sequence, one genomic window encodes:
- the ENKD1 gene encoding enkurin domain-containing protein 1 isoform X2, producing the protein MLQIGLRQRAQNRARSSTKPNNKAPAPHEAAAPRPGAQLRWAAPSSAGRGTDGRDRDSRMCEGPSKISGPIPPDPTLFPNYYRRPFSARGRLEGNAQQLDFTSRPTDSAPSSPRALRGAHQPQPAPRIRPSGRDFLEKGQKGTLGLLLQLDGLSLGGGLPAKRKESKDHEKENVRRIKEIQKKCKERERAQEHSQPKPVKALWKSQKYENVESKVKARLQESSPPPNPEAVNFLRAYSRCGPGIRPGRPLSPRPASMKAGTGTEALQTLAAETKLQVEGNSIDFIKHNARNAKRAPLRRSQSLQALAELLGQKQREQEEYNAKQKGHVPQYLLERKEQWRRQMEEQLRSRPDPDTPPGHTMMPEGQRLEMLGSLKQSQEQLIKDLVMLPMRADTLSIQNRRVELERKLSQIEEALKIFSRPKVFIKLDS; encoded by the exons ATGCTGCAAATCGGGCTGCGGCAACGCGCGCAG AATCGGGCTCGTAGCAGCACAAAGCCGAACAACAAAGCTCCAGCTCCGCatgaggctgcagctcctcggCCGGGCGCGCAGCTCCGGTGGGCGGCACCGAGCTCTGCTGGAAGAGGTACGGACGGGAG AGACAGAGACAGCAGAATGTGTGAAGGGCCATCCAAGATTTCTGGACCCATTCCTCCAGACCCTACGCTCTTCCCAAACTATTACAGACGCCCTTTCTCAG cTCGAGGGAGGCTGGAAGGCAATGCTCAGCAGTTGGATTTTACCTCTCGCCCCACGGActcagctcccagctcaccCCGTGCTTTGAGAGGTGCCCACCAGCCCCAGCCAGCGCCTCGCATCCGCCCCAGCGGAAGGGACTTTTTGGAGAAGGGGCAGAAGGGGACGCTCggcctcctgctgcagctcgATGGGCTCTCTCTCGGTGGGGGTCTGCCAGCAAAGA ggaaagaGTCCAAGGACCACGAGAAGGAAAACGTGAGGCGAATAAAGGAGattcagaagaaatgcaaagagagGGAGCGGGCCcaggagcacagccagcccAAACCTGTGAAAGCTCTGTGGAAATCCCAGAAATACGAAAACGTGGAGTCAAAGGTGAAGGCCAGACTGCAG GAGAGCTCTCCACCTCCAAACCCAGAGGCTGTGAATTTCCTGCGGGCGTACTCTCGCTGCGGCCCTGGGATCAGGCCAGGCAGACCTCTGTCCCCAAGACCTGCCAGCATGAAGGCAGGAACAGGCACCGAGGCTCTGCAGACGCTGGCTGCTGAAACCAAG TTGCAGGTGGAGGGCAATAGCATTGACTTCATCAAGCACAACGCTCGCAATGCCAAGCGGGCCCCGCTGCGGcgctcccagtccctgcaggccctggctgagctgctgggacagAAGCAGCGGGAGCAGGAGGAGTACAACGCCAAGCAGAAGGGCCACGTCCCCCAGTA cctgctggagaggaaggaGCAGTGGCGCAGGCAGATGGAGGAGCAGCTGCGAAGCCGGCCGGATCCTGACACGCCGCCTGGCCACACCATGATGCCTGAGGGCCAGAGGCTGGAGATGCTCGGCAGCCTGAAGCAGa gCCAGGAGCAGCTGATAAAGGACCTGGTGATGCTGCCGATGCGTGCAGACACCCTCAGCATTCAGAATAGGCGAGTAGAGCTCGAGAGGAAGCTCTCCCAGATTGAAGAGGCACTCAAAATTTTCTCCAGGCCCAAAGTCTTCATCAAGCTGGACTCCTGA
- the ENKD1 gene encoding enkurin domain-containing protein 1 isoform X3: protein MRLQLLGRARSSGGRHRALLEEVLLSLCHFAPKLLALEESSDRDQIDRDSRMCEGPSKISGPIPPDPTLFPNYYRRPFSARGRLEGNAQQLDFTSRPTDSAPSSPRALRGAHQPQPAPRIRPSGRDFLEKGQKGTLGLLLQLDGLSLGGGLPAKRKESKDHEKENVRRIKEIQKKCKERERAQEHSQPKPVKALWKSQKYENVESKVKARLQESSPPPNPEAVNFLRAYSRCGPGIRPGRPLSPRPASMKAGTGTEALQTLAAETKLQVEGNSIDFIKHNARNAKRAPLRRSQSLQALAELLGQKQREQEEYNAKQKGHVPQYLLERKEQWRRQMEEQLRSRPDPDTPPGHTMMPEGQRLEMLGSLKQSQEQLIKDLVMLPMRADTLSIQNRRVELERKLSQIEEALKIFSRPKVFIKLDS from the exons atgaggctgcagctcctcggCCGGGCGCGCAGCTCCGGTGGGCGGCACCGAGCTCTGCTGGAAGAG GTCCTCCTTTCACTCTGTCATTTTGCACCTAAATTACTGGCTTTGGAGGAGAGTTCAGATCGAGATCAGAT AGACAGAGACAGCAGAATGTGTGAAGGGCCATCCAAGATTTCTGGACCCATTCCTCCAGACCCTACGCTCTTCCCAAACTATTACAGACGCCCTTTCTCAG cTCGAGGGAGGCTGGAAGGCAATGCTCAGCAGTTGGATTTTACCTCTCGCCCCACGGActcagctcccagctcaccCCGTGCTTTGAGAGGTGCCCACCAGCCCCAGCCAGCGCCTCGCATCCGCCCCAGCGGAAGGGACTTTTTGGAGAAGGGGCAGAAGGGGACGCTCggcctcctgctgcagctcgATGGGCTCTCTCTCGGTGGGGGTCTGCCAGCAAAGA ggaaagaGTCCAAGGACCACGAGAAGGAAAACGTGAGGCGAATAAAGGAGattcagaagaaatgcaaagagagGGAGCGGGCCcaggagcacagccagcccAAACCTGTGAAAGCTCTGTGGAAATCCCAGAAATACGAAAACGTGGAGTCAAAGGTGAAGGCCAGACTGCAG GAGAGCTCTCCACCTCCAAACCCAGAGGCTGTGAATTTCCTGCGGGCGTACTCTCGCTGCGGCCCTGGGATCAGGCCAGGCAGACCTCTGTCCCCAAGACCTGCCAGCATGAAGGCAGGAACAGGCACCGAGGCTCTGCAGACGCTGGCTGCTGAAACCAAG TTGCAGGTGGAGGGCAATAGCATTGACTTCATCAAGCACAACGCTCGCAATGCCAAGCGGGCCCCGCTGCGGcgctcccagtccctgcaggccctggctgagctgctgggacagAAGCAGCGGGAGCAGGAGGAGTACAACGCCAAGCAGAAGGGCCACGTCCCCCAGTA cctgctggagaggaaggaGCAGTGGCGCAGGCAGATGGAGGAGCAGCTGCGAAGCCGGCCGGATCCTGACACGCCGCCTGGCCACACCATGATGCCTGAGGGCCAGAGGCTGGAGATGCTCGGCAGCCTGAAGCAGa gCCAGGAGCAGCTGATAAAGGACCTGGTGATGCTGCCGATGCGTGCAGACACCCTCAGCATTCAGAATAGGCGAGTAGAGCTCGAGAGGAAGCTCTCCCAGATTGAAGAGGCACTCAAAATTTTCTCCAGGCCCAAAGTCTTCATCAAGCTGGACTCCTGA
- the ENKD1 gene encoding enkurin domain-containing protein 1 isoform X4: protein MQTLQDQCWLSLQLGVSSAIGRDRDSRMCEGPSKISGPIPPDPTLFPNYYRRPFSARGRLEGNAQQLDFTSRPTDSAPSSPRALRGAHQPQPAPRIRPSGRDFLEKGQKGTLGLLLQLDGLSLGGGLPAKRKESKDHEKENVRRIKEIQKKCKERERAQEHSQPKPVKALWKSQKYENVESKVKARLQESSPPPNPEAVNFLRAYSRCGPGIRPGRPLSPRPASMKAGTGTEALQTLAAETKLQVEGNSIDFIKHNARNAKRAPLRRSQSLQALAELLGQKQREQEEYNAKQKGHVPQYLLERKEQWRRQMEEQLRSRPDPDTPPGHTMMPEGQRLEMLGSLKQSQEQLIKDLVMLPMRADTLSIQNRRVELERKLSQIEEALKIFSRPKVFIKLDS from the exons ATGCAGACACTTCAGGATCAATGCTG GTTGTCCCTGCAGCTGGGTGTGAGCTCTGCAATAGGAAG AGACAGAGACAGCAGAATGTGTGAAGGGCCATCCAAGATTTCTGGACCCATTCCTCCAGACCCTACGCTCTTCCCAAACTATTACAGACGCCCTTTCTCAG cTCGAGGGAGGCTGGAAGGCAATGCTCAGCAGTTGGATTTTACCTCTCGCCCCACGGActcagctcccagctcaccCCGTGCTTTGAGAGGTGCCCACCAGCCCCAGCCAGCGCCTCGCATCCGCCCCAGCGGAAGGGACTTTTTGGAGAAGGGGCAGAAGGGGACGCTCggcctcctgctgcagctcgATGGGCTCTCTCTCGGTGGGGGTCTGCCAGCAAAGA ggaaagaGTCCAAGGACCACGAGAAGGAAAACGTGAGGCGAATAAAGGAGattcagaagaaatgcaaagagagGGAGCGGGCCcaggagcacagccagcccAAACCTGTGAAAGCTCTGTGGAAATCCCAGAAATACGAAAACGTGGAGTCAAAGGTGAAGGCCAGACTGCAG GAGAGCTCTCCACCTCCAAACCCAGAGGCTGTGAATTTCCTGCGGGCGTACTCTCGCTGCGGCCCTGGGATCAGGCCAGGCAGACCTCTGTCCCCAAGACCTGCCAGCATGAAGGCAGGAACAGGCACCGAGGCTCTGCAGACGCTGGCTGCTGAAACCAAG TTGCAGGTGGAGGGCAATAGCATTGACTTCATCAAGCACAACGCTCGCAATGCCAAGCGGGCCCCGCTGCGGcgctcccagtccctgcaggccctggctgagctgctgggacagAAGCAGCGGGAGCAGGAGGAGTACAACGCCAAGCAGAAGGGCCACGTCCCCCAGTA cctgctggagaggaaggaGCAGTGGCGCAGGCAGATGGAGGAGCAGCTGCGAAGCCGGCCGGATCCTGACACGCCGCCTGGCCACACCATGATGCCTGAGGGCCAGAGGCTGGAGATGCTCGGCAGCCTGAAGCAGa gCCAGGAGCAGCTGATAAAGGACCTGGTGATGCTGCCGATGCGTGCAGACACCCTCAGCATTCAGAATAGGCGAGTAGAGCTCGAGAGGAAGCTCTCCCAGATTGAAGAGGCACTCAAAATTTTCTCCAGGCCCAAAGTCTTCATCAAGCTGGACTCCTGA
- the ENKD1 gene encoding enkurin domain-containing protein 1 isoform X1 has translation MVGLERTSPPPSPAVGWLLPSSGCPVPIHGLGHLQGWAPTALGQPWGPLGLFPACRLSLQLGVSSAIGRDRDSRMCEGPSKISGPIPPDPTLFPNYYRRPFSARGRLEGNAQQLDFTSRPTDSAPSSPRALRGAHQPQPAPRIRPSGRDFLEKGQKGTLGLLLQLDGLSLGGGLPAKRKESKDHEKENVRRIKEIQKKCKERERAQEHSQPKPVKALWKSQKYENVESKVKARLQESSPPPNPEAVNFLRAYSRCGPGIRPGRPLSPRPASMKAGTGTEALQTLAAETKLQVEGNSIDFIKHNARNAKRAPLRRSQSLQALAELLGQKQREQEEYNAKQKGHVPQYLLERKEQWRRQMEEQLRSRPDPDTPPGHTMMPEGQRLEMLGSLKQSQEQLIKDLVMLPMRADTLSIQNRRVELERKLSQIEEALKIFSRPKVFIKLDS, from the exons atggttgggttggaaaggacctcacCGCCCCCAAGCCCTGCTGTAggctggctgctccccagctcaggctgcccagtgcccatccatggcctggggcacctccagggatgggcacccacagctcttgGGCAGCCATGGGGTCCATTGGGGTTGTTTCCTGCTTGCAGGTTGTCCCTGCAGCTGGGTGTGAGCTCTGCAATAGGAAG AGACAGAGACAGCAGAATGTGTGAAGGGCCATCCAAGATTTCTGGACCCATTCCTCCAGACCCTACGCTCTTCCCAAACTATTACAGACGCCCTTTCTCAG cTCGAGGGAGGCTGGAAGGCAATGCTCAGCAGTTGGATTTTACCTCTCGCCCCACGGActcagctcccagctcaccCCGTGCTTTGAGAGGTGCCCACCAGCCCCAGCCAGCGCCTCGCATCCGCCCCAGCGGAAGGGACTTTTTGGAGAAGGGGCAGAAGGGGACGCTCggcctcctgctgcagctcgATGGGCTCTCTCTCGGTGGGGGTCTGCCAGCAAAGA ggaaagaGTCCAAGGACCACGAGAAGGAAAACGTGAGGCGAATAAAGGAGattcagaagaaatgcaaagagagGGAGCGGGCCcaggagcacagccagcccAAACCTGTGAAAGCTCTGTGGAAATCCCAGAAATACGAAAACGTGGAGTCAAAGGTGAAGGCCAGACTGCAG GAGAGCTCTCCACCTCCAAACCCAGAGGCTGTGAATTTCCTGCGGGCGTACTCTCGCTGCGGCCCTGGGATCAGGCCAGGCAGACCTCTGTCCCCAAGACCTGCCAGCATGAAGGCAGGAACAGGCACCGAGGCTCTGCAGACGCTGGCTGCTGAAACCAAG TTGCAGGTGGAGGGCAATAGCATTGACTTCATCAAGCACAACGCTCGCAATGCCAAGCGGGCCCCGCTGCGGcgctcccagtccctgcaggccctggctgagctgctgggacagAAGCAGCGGGAGCAGGAGGAGTACAACGCCAAGCAGAAGGGCCACGTCCCCCAGTA cctgctggagaggaaggaGCAGTGGCGCAGGCAGATGGAGGAGCAGCTGCGAAGCCGGCCGGATCCTGACACGCCGCCTGGCCACACCATGATGCCTGAGGGCCAGAGGCTGGAGATGCTCGGCAGCCTGAAGCAGa gCCAGGAGCAGCTGATAAAGGACCTGGTGATGCTGCCGATGCGTGCAGACACCCTCAGCATTCAGAATAGGCGAGTAGAGCTCGAGAGGAAGCTCTCCCAGATTGAAGAGGCACTCAAAATTTTCTCCAGGCCCAAAGTCTTCATCAAGCTGGACTCCTGA
- the ENKD1 gene encoding enkurin domain-containing protein 1 isoform X6 — protein MVGLERTSPPPSPAVGWLLPSSGCPVPIHGLGHLQGWAPTALGQPWGPLGLFPACRLSLQLGVSSAIGRDRDSRMCEGPSKISGPIPPDPTLFPNYYRRPFSARGRLEGNAQQLDFTSRPTDSAPSSPRALRGAHQPQPAPRIRPSGRDFLEKGQKGTLGLLLQLDGLSLGGGLPAKRKESKDHEKENVRRIKEIQKKCKERERAQEHSQPKPVKALWKSQKYENVESKVKARLQESEGNSWHGAEQPSENPCPEVHPAGFSAFHVWGSCQKAVVFCPTEHCPHPFCMALRQRRRDRPSGCCRLCASSQDPVTHSGFYQLCTELKHGWFLFRVVSGFQQLLSFPSSGYFFLSWCFK, from the exons atggttgggttggaaaggacctcacCGCCCCCAAGCCCTGCTGTAggctggctgctccccagctcaggctgcccagtgcccatccatggcctggggcacctccagggatgggcacccacagctcttgGGCAGCCATGGGGTCCATTGGGGTTGTTTCCTGCTTGCAGGTTGTCCCTGCAGCTGGGTGTGAGCTCTGCAATAGGAAG AGACAGAGACAGCAGAATGTGTGAAGGGCCATCCAAGATTTCTGGACCCATTCCTCCAGACCCTACGCTCTTCCCAAACTATTACAGACGCCCTTTCTCAG cTCGAGGGAGGCTGGAAGGCAATGCTCAGCAGTTGGATTTTACCTCTCGCCCCACGGActcagctcccagctcaccCCGTGCTTTGAGAGGTGCCCACCAGCCCCAGCCAGCGCCTCGCATCCGCCCCAGCGGAAGGGACTTTTTGGAGAAGGGGCAGAAGGGGACGCTCggcctcctgctgcagctcgATGGGCTCTCTCTCGGTGGGGGTCTGCCAGCAAAGA ggaaagaGTCCAAGGACCACGAGAAGGAAAACGTGAGGCGAATAAAGGAGattcagaagaaatgcaaagagagGGAGCGGGCCcaggagcacagccagcccAAACCTGTGAAAGCTCTGTGGAAATCCCAGAAATACGAAAACGTGGAGTCAAAGGTGAAGGCCAGACTGCAG GAATCTGAGGGCAATTCTTGGCatggtgcagagcagccctcagaAAATCCCTGTCCTGAGGTGCATCCAGCTGGCTTCTCAGCTTTCCACGTCTGGGGTTCGTGCCAAAAGGCCGTGGTATTCTGCCCCACAGAGCACTGTCCTCACCCTTTCTGCATGGCACTGAGGCAGAGAAGGAGAGATCGGCCTTCAGGCTGCTGCAGGCTTTGTGCCAGCTCTCAGGACCCTGTGACACACAGTGGGTTTTACCAACTGTGTACTGAGCTGAAACACGGATGGTTTCTGTTCCGAGTGGTGTCTGGTTTCcagcagcttctttcttttccttcttctggatatttttttctttcctggtgtTTTAAGTAA
- the ENKD1 gene encoding enkurin domain-containing protein 1 isoform X5, producing the protein MCEGPSKISGPIPPDPTLFPNYYRRPFSARGRLEGNAQQLDFTSRPTDSAPSSPRALRGAHQPQPAPRIRPSGRDFLEKGQKGTLGLLLQLDGLSLGGGLPAKRKESKDHEKENVRRIKEIQKKCKERERAQEHSQPKPVKALWKSQKYENVESKVKARLQESSPPPNPEAVNFLRAYSRCGPGIRPGRPLSPRPASMKAGTGTEALQTLAAETKLQVEGNSIDFIKHNARNAKRAPLRRSQSLQALAELLGQKQREQEEYNAKQKGHVPQYLLERKEQWRRQMEEQLRSRPDPDTPPGHTMMPEGQRLEMLGSLKQSQEQLIKDLVMLPMRADTLSIQNRRVELERKLSQIEEALKIFSRPKVFIKLDS; encoded by the exons ATGTGTGAAGGGCCATCCAAGATTTCTGGACCCATTCCTCCAGACCCTACGCTCTTCCCAAACTATTACAGACGCCCTTTCTCAG cTCGAGGGAGGCTGGAAGGCAATGCTCAGCAGTTGGATTTTACCTCTCGCCCCACGGActcagctcccagctcaccCCGTGCTTTGAGAGGTGCCCACCAGCCCCAGCCAGCGCCTCGCATCCGCCCCAGCGGAAGGGACTTTTTGGAGAAGGGGCAGAAGGGGACGCTCggcctcctgctgcagctcgATGGGCTCTCTCTCGGTGGGGGTCTGCCAGCAAAGA ggaaagaGTCCAAGGACCACGAGAAGGAAAACGTGAGGCGAATAAAGGAGattcagaagaaatgcaaagagagGGAGCGGGCCcaggagcacagccagcccAAACCTGTGAAAGCTCTGTGGAAATCCCAGAAATACGAAAACGTGGAGTCAAAGGTGAAGGCCAGACTGCAG GAGAGCTCTCCACCTCCAAACCCAGAGGCTGTGAATTTCCTGCGGGCGTACTCTCGCTGCGGCCCTGGGATCAGGCCAGGCAGACCTCTGTCCCCAAGACCTGCCAGCATGAAGGCAGGAACAGGCACCGAGGCTCTGCAGACGCTGGCTGCTGAAACCAAG TTGCAGGTGGAGGGCAATAGCATTGACTTCATCAAGCACAACGCTCGCAATGCCAAGCGGGCCCCGCTGCGGcgctcccagtccctgcaggccctggctgagctgctgggacagAAGCAGCGGGAGCAGGAGGAGTACAACGCCAAGCAGAAGGGCCACGTCCCCCAGTA cctgctggagaggaaggaGCAGTGGCGCAGGCAGATGGAGGAGCAGCTGCGAAGCCGGCCGGATCCTGACACGCCGCCTGGCCACACCATGATGCCTGAGGGCCAGAGGCTGGAGATGCTCGGCAGCCTGAAGCAGa gCCAGGAGCAGCTGATAAAGGACCTGGTGATGCTGCCGATGCGTGCAGACACCCTCAGCATTCAGAATAGGCGAGTAGAGCTCGAGAGGAAGCTCTCCCAGATTGAAGAGGCACTCAAAATTTTCTCCAGGCCCAAAGTCTTCATCAAGCTGGACTCCTGA